TGCATCGTCCACTTGGTGGGCAAGGGCAGCGCGCCGGCGACGCCGCACAGCGGAAAGGTCGGGGTGACGGGAATCCAGGGAATGCCGACGAGCCGTCCGGCGCGGTAGAGGCGCGCGACGACCGGGTAGGCCTCTTCGGCGCCCACGATCGCGACCGGCACGACGGGACTCGCGGTACGGATGCTGAGGCGCGCCGCTCCGGTCCTGAAGGGTCGCAGCCGGTAGCGCTCCGTGCAGTGCTTCTCGACGCCCGCGATGCCCTCGGGAAACAAGCCGACCAGCTCGCCGCGCCGGAGCAGCCGTTCGGCGTTCGCCAGCGAGGCCGTGACGCCGCCGAGGCGGCGATAGACGCCGCCGACGAGGGGCAGCGCGTCGACGAACTTGTCGTACAGCACGCGCAGGCGGCGCTCCGCGCGCAGCTCGAGCGCCGTTGCCATCATGAACGCGTCGGCCGGGACGGCTCCCGAGTGGTTCGCGACCACGAGCGCGCGCCCGGCCGGGAGCCGTTCGAGCCCGCTCACCTCGGTGCGCCAGTACCGCTCGAACATGAAGCGGAGCACGGGCAGGGCGCGCGCGCGAAACGCCGGATCGATGCCGAAGGGGTCGGGCCCGGCGTCGAGCGGGGGCGCGGCCGCGCGCGGGGAGGGCGGTGGGGCGACCGGGGCGTCGACGCCGCCGACCGGCCTGGTCAGCACCGCGACCTCGTGGCTCCCGAGGTCGCCGAGCGTCGCCACGAGCGCCGCCGCGGTCGCGTCGGCCACGTAGCGCAGCTCCACCGTCACCGGCACCCGATGGCGGAGGCGGAGCGCCAGCGACTCGCGGCGCACCCGCGCGATCGCCGACTCGTCGAGCTCGGCGACGAAGGTCAACGTCGGGTGGTCACCGACGCTCGGATAGATGCTCGCGGCGAGGAGACCGAGCGCGCGCCGAGCCGGCGCGCGCTCGGTCGTCGCCGCGTCCGCCGTGGCGCCGGCCGTCGGCGGTGGACCGGAGCGAGTGAGCATGCGACCTCCTCATGGTCCGCGCCACCTCTCGCGTTGTCAACGCGGTTTCGCGTCCGGTTTTCGAGCTTGCGTCCGCACCCGACCGTCGATATTCGGGTGGGCCGTTCCGACTGCGTCGGCGCCGACGAAATCGTGACGAACCCCCGAGCCCGACGTCCCGTGTTGTTCGTACTGCCGACCCTCGGAGGCGGCGCGGCGCGGGTCGTGATCACGCTGCTGCGTCACCTCGATCGGACGCGGTTCGAGCCCCACCTCGTGGTCTTCTATACGTTCTACGGTTTCTGGTTCCGCTCCGAGGTGCCCGAGGATGTCGTCATGCACGTGCTCGAAGCAAAGCGCGCGCGCAATGCCATGCCGAAGCTCGTGCACCTCCTCTGGCGGGTGCGGCCGGCCGTCGTGGTCGCGACCCAGGGCTACATCAATTTTCTGCTGTTGCTCGCCCGCCCGGTGTTGCCGAAGTGCGCGCTCGTCATCCGCGAGGTGATCGGCGAACGGTACATGGAGCACAATCGCTATCGGGATCTGCTCTATCGGTGGTATCTCCGTCTGGTGCGCGGGGCCGATCGCATCGTCACCCAGACCCAGGCCGTCGCCGAGCAGCTCACCGCGGCGATCACCCCGCGCCCGGGGCAGGTCGAGTGCATCCACAACCCGGTCGACGCGGAGCGGCTCGCGACGGCCGCGGCGCGCGCGACGTCGCCCTTCACCGGGCCCGGGCCGCACGTGCTCGCCATGGGGCGGCTCACCTACCAGAAGGGCTTCGATCTCCTGCTCGAAGCGCTCGCCCGAGTGCGCGCGGCCGGCGTGCCGGCGCGCCTCACGATCGTCGGCGTCGGCGAGCTCGAGGCCGACCTCGGAGCGCGGGCCGCGACGCTCGGTGTCGCGGGCGCAGTCGATCTGGTCGGGTTCCAGGAGGAGCCGGAGCGCTTCTTCGCGCATGCGGACGTGTTCGTGCTGTCGTCGCGCTACGAGGGCATGCCGAACGTGGTGCTCGAGGCGTTGGCGTGCGGTTTGCCGATCGTCGCCTTCGACTGCCCACACGGCGTGCGCGAGATCGTGCGCGACGGCGTGAACGGGCGCTTGCTGCCGCCCGAGGACCTCGGCGCGTTGACCGCGGCGCTGCTCGACCTCTTGCGCGATCAGCCGGCGCGCGCGCGCCTGCGTGCCGCGGCGGCGGCCTCGATCCGATCCTTCACCGCGCCCGTCGTGAGCGCGCGCTGGAACGCCATCTTCGCCGAGTTGACGGGAGCCTGAGGGCTTCGGCCATGTGCGGCATCTGCGGCATCGTCGAGTTCCACGACGGCCGGCCGAT
The DNA window shown above is from Deltaproteobacteria bacterium and carries:
- a CDS encoding glycosyltransferase; translated protein: MTNPRARRPVLFVLPTLGGGAARVVITLLRHLDRTRFEPHLVVFYTFYGFWFRSEVPEDVVMHVLEAKRARNAMPKLVHLLWRVRPAVVVATQGYINFLLLLARPVLPKCALVIREVIGERYMEHNRYRDLLYRWYLRLVRGADRIVTQTQAVAEQLTAAITPRPGQVECIHNPVDAERLATAAARATSPFTGPGPHVLAMGRLTYQKGFDLLLEALARVRAAGVPARLTIVGVGELEADLGARAATLGVAGAVDLVGFQEEPERFFAHADVFVLSSRYEGMPNVVLEALACGLPIVAFDCPHGVREIVRDGVNGRLLPPEDLGALTAALLDLLRDQPARARLRAAAAASIRSFTAPVVSARWNAIFAELTGA
- a CDS encoding acyltransferase family protein, which codes for MLTRSGPPPTAGATADAATTERAPARRALGLLAASIYPSVGDHPTLTFVAELDESAIARVRRESLALRLRHRVPVTVELRYVADATAAALVATLGDLGSHEVAVLTRPVGGVDAPVAPPPSPRAAAPPLDAGPDPFGIDPAFRARALPVLRFMFERYWRTEVSGLERLPAGRALVVANHSGAVPADAFMMATALELRAERRLRVLYDKFVDALPLVGGVYRRLGGVTASLANAERLLRRGELVGLFPEGIAGVEKHCTERYRLRPFRTGAARLSIRTASPVVPVAIVGAEEAYPVVARLYRAGRLVGIPWIPVTPTFPLCGVAGALPLPTKWTMHFGTPIAPPPPDGRSEDDRVAELTGRVRDAVAEGVRALLAKRSGIFL